The Enterobacter asburiae genomic sequence TCGCCGGTGAATTTCTTCATGCGGCCTTCAACCATTTTCTCTGCGATTTCTTTTGGCTTACCAGACTGCATCGCGATGTCCAGCTGAACCTGGTACTCTTTCTCTACCACTTCAGCAGACACGTCTTCTGGCTTAACGAATTCTGGTTTGCTTGCAGCGATGTGCATTGCCAGCTGTTTAACCAGCTCTTCGTCAGCGCCTTTAGCCGCAACCAGAACACCGATACGTGCACCGTGCTGGTAAGAGCCCAGAACGTCGCCTTCCAGAGAAGATACGCGACGGATGTTGATGTTCTCACCGATTTTAGCAACCAGCGCAACACGTTCTTCTTCGAACTGTGCTTTCAGAACTTCAACGTCAGTGATTTTACCAGCAACAGCTGCGTCCAGAACTTTGTTAGCAAATGCCTGGAAACCGCCATCTTTAGCAACGAAGTCAGTCTGGCAGTTAACTTCCAGAATGATGCCGTAGTTGCCGTCGATCTTAGTGATGATCACGCCGTCAGCAGCAACGTTGCCTGCTTTTTTAGCTGCTTTGATCGCACCGGATTTACGCATGTTTTCGATTGCCAGCTCGATGTCGCCGTTCGCTTCAGTCAGCGCTTTTTTGCAATCCATCATGCCTGCGCCAGTACGCTCGCGCAGCTCTTTTACCAGGGATGCGGTAATTTCAGCCATTCTTAAATCCTCGGGAGATGTGAACTGCCCGGCCGGGGGCCAAACAGTGTAAATTGAAAAAAGGGGCCGGTAATGGGCCCCTATTCATACACGGTACTAATAAGGGGTAAAACCTTATTATTCAGCTTCTACGAAGCTTTCTTCCGCCTGAGAAGCCAGATCCTGGGAACGGCCTTCACGAACGGTAGCAGCTACAGCGCTCAGGTACAGGCTAACAGCACGGATTGCGTCGTCGTTACCCGGGATAACGAAGTCAACACCGTCCGGATCGGAGTTGGTATCAACGATAGCGAATACCGGGATACCCAGGTTGTTAGCTTCTTTGATTGCGATGTGCTCGTGATCTGCATCGATTACGAACAGCGCGTCTGGCAGGCCGCCCATATCTTTGATACCGCCCAGGCTGTTTTCCAGCTTGTCCAGTTCACGAGTGCGCATCAGCGCTTCTTTCTTAGTCAGCTTGTCGAAAGTACCGTCCTGAGACTGGGTTTCCAGATCTTTCAGGCGTTTGATGGACTGACGAACAGTTTTCCAGTTGGTCAGCATGCCGCCCAACCAGCGATGGTTCACGAAGAACTGGTCGCAGCTGTTAGCAGCATCTTTCACAGCTTCGCTTGCAGCGCGCTTGGTACCAACGAACAGAATCTTACCTTTACGGGAAGAGATCTTGTTCAGCTCAGCCAGGGCTTCGTTGAACATTGGTACAGTTTTCTCAAGGTTGATGATGTGAACTTTGTTACGTGCGCCGAAGATGAAAGGCTTCATTTTCGGGTTCCAGTAACGGGTCTGGTGACCAAAGTGAACACCAGCCTTGAGCATGTCGCGCATGGAAACAGTTGCCATGTTTAAAACCTCTATATTGAAAGTTGGGGTTATGCCTCCACGTATCCCATATTACCGACCCCGAAGGGCACCCCGGAATATGTGCCGATACGTGTGTGTTGTTACACAAAGTGAGATTTGTCGCTTCCGTCCAGCCTGTGTATCTGAGATGGATCGGAAGTCCGGCGCGCTTTATACCACAAAACACGACCAGAAACCAACAGTTGTTGGCGGAGTGTGCTGTTAATGATTCTCAATTTGGCACGGAGCGTGCCTGACTGATACCATTGACGACACTTAGACTAGTATTGTCGAAAAAATCGACACCGATGGACAGATTACATGGCTATATCTATTAAGACACCTGAAGAAATTGAAAAGATGCGCGTCGCCGGTCGTCTGGCCGCGGAAGTGCTGGAAATGATCGAGCCGTTCGTGAAGCCGGGCGTCAGCACCGGTGAACTGGACCGTATCTGTAACGACTATATCGTGAACGAGCAGCACGCGGTTTCCGCCTGCCTCGGCTACCACGGTTTCCCGAAATCCGTCTGCATCTCTATTAATGAAGTGGTTTGCCACGGCATCCCTGATGACGAAAAACTGCTGAAAGATGGCGACATCGTCAACATCGACGTGACCGTTATTAAAGACGAATACCACGGTGACACCTCAAAAATGTTCATCGTTGGCAAGCCGACTATTCTTGGCGAGCGTCTGTGCAAAGTGACGCAAGAGAGCCTCTACCTGGCGCTGAAAATGGTGAAACCGGGTATTCGCCTGCGTACCATCGGTGCGGCGATCCAGAAGTTTGTGGAAGCAGAAGGTTTCTCCGTGGTGCGCGAGTACTGCGGTCACGGCATTGGTCGCGTCTTCCATGAAGAGCCGCAGGTCCTGCACTATGATGCAGATGACGGCGGCGTGGTGCTGCAAAAAGGCATGACCTTTACCATTGAGCCGATGGTCAACGCGGGTGATTACCGCATCCGTACCATGAAAGACGGCTGGACGGTGAAAACCAAAGACAGAAGCTTGTCTGCGCAGTACGAGCATACTATTGTGGTAACAGACAACGGCTGCGAAATTATGACGTTGCGCAAGGATGACACCATCCCGGCGATACTGACGCACGATGAATGATAAAAAAGCCGGCAAATGCCGGCTTTTTTAATGGCTATAGCTTTTTCTTATGGGTGGCGCACGATGAGTAATCTTTTACCCGAACAGTATGCTAACACAGCACTTCCCACCCTTCCCGACCAGCCCGATAACCCGGGCGTCTGGCCGTCGCACGAGCTGACCTGCGCGCATATTAAAGCCCATATGGATGTTTTCCATCGCTGGCTGGGCAGCGCGTTCGACGCGGGCGTGTCGGCCGAGCAGCTCATTGAAGCGCGCACCGAATTTATCGACCAGCTGCTGCAGCGCCTGTGGATCGATTACGGGTTTGGGCAAATCAGTGATGTTGCGCTGGTTGCCGTCGGGGGCTATGGCCGCGGTGAGCTGCATCCGCTTTCCGATATCGATCTGCTGATCTTAAGCCGCAAAAAGCTGCCGGATGAACAGGCGCAAAAAATTGGCGAACTGCTGACGCTGCTCTGGGACGTAAAGCTGGAAGTCGGCCACAGCGTGCGCACTCTGGAAGAGTGTCTGCTGGAAGGGTTATCGGACCTGACCGTCGCCACCAACCTGATTGAAACCCGCCTGCTGATTGGTGACGTCGCCCTGTTCCTGGAGCTGCAAAAACACATTTTCAGCGACGGCTTCTGGCCGTCAGAAAAGTTCTTCGCCGCGAAGGTCGAGGAGCAAAATCAGCGCCACCAGCGCTACCACGGCACCAGCTATAATCTTGAACCCGATATTAAAAGCAGCCCCGGCGGCCTGCGCGACATCCACACCCTGCAGTGGGTCGCCCGCCGCCATTTTGGCGCCACCTCGATGGATGAGATGGTCGGCTTCGGCTTTTTAACCGAGGCCGAGCGTAACGAGCTGAACGAGTGCCTGCACCTGCTGTGGCGCATCCGGTTTGCCCTGCATCTGGAAGTCACCCGCTACGATAACCGCCTGCTGTTTGACCGCCAGCTCAGCGTGGCTCAGCGCCTGAATTATCAGGGCGAAGGCAACGAGCCGGTTGAGCACATGATGAAGGATTTCTTCCGCGTCACCCGCCGGGTGACCGAGCTGAACCAGATGCTGTTGCAGCTGTTCGACGAGGCCATTCTGGCTCTGACGGCGGACGAAAAACCGCGCCCGATTGATGACGAATTCCAGCTTCGCGGCACGCTTATCGATCTGCGCGACGAAACGCTGTTCATCCGCGAGCCGGAAGCGATTCTGCGGATGTTCTATACCATGGTGCGTAACAGCACCATCACCGGGATCTACTCCACCACTCTGCGCCATCTGCGCCATGCCCGCCGTCATCTGACGCAGCCGCTGTGCTATATCCCGGAAGCGCGTTCGCTGTTCCTGAGCATGCTCCGCCACCCGGGCGCAGTCAGCCGCGGCCTGCTGCCGATGCACCGCCACAGCGTGCTGTGGGCCTATATGCCGCAGTGGTCGCACATTGTCGGGCAAATGCAGTTCGATCTGTTCCACGCCTACACGGTGGATGAACACACGATCCGCGTGATGCTCAAGCTGGAAAGCTTTGCGAAAGAAGAGACGCGCTCCCGCCACCCGCTCTGCGTGGAACTGTGGCCGCGCCTGACCCATCCGGAGCTGATCCTGATTGCCGCCCTGTTCCACGATATCGCCAAAGGTCGCGGCGGTGACCATTCGGTGCTGGGCGCACAGGACGTGCTGAAATTTGCCGAACTGCACGGCCTGAACTCGCGTGAAACGCAGCTGGTGGCCTGGCTGGTGCGCCATCACCTGCTGATGTCGGTCACCGCGCAGCGTCGTGACATTCAGGATCCGGAAGTGATCAAGCAGTTCGCGGAAGAGGTTCAGACGGAAAACCGTTTGCGCTATCTGGTCTGCCTGACGGTGGCCGATATCTGCGCCACCAACGAGACCCTGTGGAACAGCTGGAAGCAGAGCCTGCTGCGCGAGCTGTACTTCGCCACCGAAAAACAGCTGCGTCGCGGGATGCAAAACACCCCGGACATGCGCGAGCGCGTGCGCCATCACCAGCTTCAGGCGCTGGCGCTGCTGCGGATGGATAATATTGATGAAGAGGCACTGCATCAGATTTGGGCCCGCTGCCGCGCCAACTATTTTGTCCGCCATAGTCCAAACCAGCTTGCGTGGCACGCGCGGCATCTGCTCAAGCACGATCTGTCCCAGCCGATGATCCTGCTGAGCCCGCAGGCCACCCGCGGCGGGACGGAGATTTTCATCTGGAGCCCGGACCGACCTTACCTGTTTGCTGCGGTCTGCGCCGAGCTGGACAGGCGTAACCTGAGCGTTCACGACGCGCAGATTTTCACTACCCGCGACGGCATGGCGATGGACACCTTTATCGTGCTTGAGCCGGACGGTAGCCCGCTCTCGTCGGACAGGCATGAAGGGATACGTTTTGGTCTGGAACAGGCGATTACCCAGCGCAGCTGGCAGCCCCCGCAGCCGCGTCGCCAGCCGGCGAAATTGCGCCACTTTACCGTCGATACCGAGGTCAATTTCCTGCCGACCCACACCGACCGTAAATCGTTCCTGGAGCTGATCGCGCTCGACCAGCCGGGGCTGCTTGCCCGCGTCGGCCAGGTTTTTGCCGATCTGGGAATTTCGCTCCATGGGGCCCGAATTACAACGATTGGCGAGCGAGTAGAAGATTTATTTATAATCGCGACAGCGGACCGGCGTGCCCTTAATAATGACCTGCAGCTTGAAGTGCAACAACGGTTGACAGCAGCCCTCAATCCAAACGATAAAGGGTGATATGTTTTTTAGTGAAATGGAAAGAGTAAACAATGCAGCAGTTACAGAACGTTATTGAGTCCGCTTTTGAGCGTCGCGCCGAGATTACCCCGGCAAATGTGGATACCGTGACCCGTGAAGCGGTAAACCAGGTGATTTCCCTTCTGGATTCCGGCGCGCTGCGCGTGGCAGAAAAAATCGACGGTCAGTGGGTCACTCATCAATGGCTGAAGAAAGCCGTGCTGCTCTCTTTCCGTATCAACGATAACCAGGTTATCGACGGAGCAGAAAGCCGCTACTTCGATAAAGTGCCAATGAAATTCGCTGACTACGACGAAGCGCGTTTTCAGAAAGAAGGCTTCCGCGTGGTACCGCCTGCGGCAGTGCGTCAGGGCGCATTCATCGCACGCAACACCGTGCTGATGCCATCCTACGTGAACATCGGTGCCTACGTTGACGAAGGCACCATGGTTGACACCTGGGCGACCGTCGGTTCATGCGCGCAGATCGGTAAAAACGTTCACCTGTCCGGCGGCGTGGGCATCGGTGGTGTTCTGGAGCCACTGCAGGCTAACCCGACCATCATCGAAGACAACTGCTTCATCGGCGCGCGCTCTGAAGTGGTTGAAGGCGTGATCGTTGAAGAAGGCTCCGTGATCTCCATGGGCGTTTACATCGGTCAGAGCACCCGTATTTACGACCGTGAAACCGGCGAAGTTCACTACGGTCGCGTTCCGGCGGGCTCCGTGGTGGTTTCCGGCAACCTGCCGTCAAAAGATGGCAAATACAGCCTGTACTGTGCGGTTATCGTGAAGAAAGTAGATGCGAAAACGCGCGGTAAAGTGGGCATCAACGAATTGCTGCGCACCATCGATTAATCGGGTATAACAAAAAGCGGGGGCAACCCCGCTTTTTTTATATCTGAGGGTGGCGAAAATAGATTTTTTCGTTAATTATTCAAAGGTTATGTTGAGATCAAGGGTACCGCTATGTACGATAATCTGAAAAGTCTGGGCATTACCAATCCTGATGAAATTGATCGTTACAGCCTCCGTCAGGAAGCCAATAACGATATTCTGAAAATCTATTTTCACAAGGACAAAGGAGAGTTTTTCGCCAAAAGCGTGAAGTTTAAATATCCACGCCAGCGTAAGACCGTTGTGGCTGACGGCGTAGGACAGGGATACAAAGAAGTACAGGAAATCAGCCCTAACCTGCGCTATGTGATCGATGAACTCGATCAGATCTGCCAGCGCGACCGCACCGAAGTCGATCTCAAGCGTAAGATCCTTGACGATCTGCGTCACCTTGAAAGCGTTGTAACGAATAAGATCAGCGAGATTGAAGCGGATCTTGAGAAATTAACGCGGAAATAAAAGCAAAACGGCAATCCTTGATTGCCGTTTTTAGTGTTTGCGCCCTCTCCCACGGGGAGAGGGATGGGGTGAGGGCACCAGACCGCACTCAGTTATCTCTGTTCGTCCAGCTGCAGCGCCACATACAGCAGCAGCCTGTCGTCAAAGTTTCCCAGCTCCAGCCCCGTCAGCTCCGAAATCCGGTTTAACCGATACTCAAGCGTATTGCGGTGAATAAACAGCGCCTTCGAGGTCGCCAGCGGCTGCACGTTATGCCGGAACCACGCCTGCAGCGTCCGGCGCAGCAGGCCGTTGTTGTCCATGGCTTTCAGACGCGCTAATGGCCGCGCCAGCTCATTGGCCTGCCAGCCCCCGCGCAGGCTGTCGAGCAGCACCGGCAGCATCAGATCCTGATAGAAATAGCTGCGGCTCTCCGGCATCCGCTGCTTGCCCACCATCATGGTGGTGCGCGCGGTACGCCAGGAGCGGGCGATACTGCCCGGCCCGGTAAAGTAGTTGCCCAGCGCAACGCGAAAACGCAGCTGACCATTCTCCTCCATCCGGGAGATCAGCAGCTCCACGCGACGACGATGATCGTCTGCATCCCAGCGGCCGAACGCATTGAGCGCCGGTTTGAGGACCACCATTTCCGTCAGAGAAACGATCGCCACCAGGTTATCGCGCTCCGGCGTCGCCAGCGCATTTTGCAGCTGCTGCAGTTCGGCCATCGCGCTGTCCACGCCAAGCTGTCCGCTATCGACCTCAATGACCGCTACCACGCGCGGCTGGTTGAGATCGATCCCCAGACGCTGGGCCCATTCGCTGAGCGCAGGCGTATGCTCTTCAGCCTGAATAAGGTTCATCACTAGCTCTTCACGCAGGCGGCTGTCCTGGGCAAGCAGGTGCATCAGGCGCGACTGCTCCAGCATCATCTCAGCCGTCATACAGACCAGCTCACCGTATTTTCGCAGTGACTCGGGCTCGCCGGTGAGGCCGATTACCCCCACAATTTCGCCTTCAAGGCGCAGCGGTAAATTAATGCCCTGGCGTACGCCGTGCAGGTGTTTCGCTACCGCATCGTCGATATCCACGACCCGCCCCTGAGAAAGCACCAGCAGCGCACCTTCGTGCAATTCCCCAATACGCTCGCGATCGCCGCTGCCAATAATGCGCCCGCGGGCATCCATTACGTTGATATTGGTATCAATGATGCGCATGGTGCGCGCCACGATATCCTGCGCCATTTTGGTATCAAGATGCCAGCCAGCCATGTAATCCTCCTGTGAGCAGAGCTCAAGCATAGGGAAGTTCAGCGACGGCTGCATTGTGCGAATACACAAAGAGAGAGGGAGAAGTATGGAGTTGTGGCAAGAATCACAGAAAAGAGAAAGCCCCTGCGAACAGGGGCTTTAGAGGATTACTGCATCAGCAGATAAAGAGAGGTGTCACCACGCTGGATATTCAGCGCCAGCACGGAAGGCTTGCTGTCGAGAATTTTGCGCAGTTCAGCGATGTTTTTCACCGGCTGCTGGTTAGCGCCCATGATCACATCGCCTTTTTTCAGGCCGATACGGGCTGCCGGTGAATTCGCTTTCACGTTGTTCACCACCACGCCTTTGTCTGCGCCTTTATTGCTCATCTCGGCACCTTCAATACCGCTGAAGATGGTGCTGGAATCCACCTGATTCTGGCTGCTCTGCTGCAGCTCCAGGCTCACGTTAACCGGCTTACCGTCGCGCAGCAGGCCGAGGGTCACTTTACTGCCAATCGGCATCGAGCCCACTTCGGCACGCAGGGCGGCAAAGCTGCTGATCGGTTTACCGTTCAGGGAGGTGATCACATCCCCCGCTTTAATGCCCGCTTTCGCCGCGGAGGAATTCGGCATCACCTGGCTGACGAATGCCCCGCGCTGGGCGTCAACTTTCATCGCCTTAGCCAGTTCGGAGTTCAGCTCCGTACCGAGGATACCCAGCTCGCCGCGTTTCACCTGGCCATACTGCACCATCTGCGCGGTCAGGTTTTTCACCATGTTACTTGGGATAGCAAAACCGATACCGATGTTGCCGCCGTCCGGTGCCAGGATCGCGGTGTTGATACCGATCAGCTCACCGTTCAGGTTCACCAGCGCACCGCCGGAGTTACCGCGGTTGATCGCCGCATCCGTCTGGATGAAGTTTTCGTAGTTTTCCGCGTTCAGGCCGCTACGACCCAGCGCTGAGACGATACCGGATGTCACGGTTTCACCCAGACCGAACGGGTTACCGATCGCCACGGTATAGTCGCCCACGCGCAGCGCGTCAGAGTCGGCAATTTTAATCGCCGTCAGGTTTTTCGGATCCTGGATCTGGATCAGCGCGATGTCGGAGCGCGGGTCTTTACCCACCACTTTGGCGTCGAACTTGCGGCCATCGCTCAGCTGAACCTTAATGCTGTTAGCGTTATCGACAACGTGGTTATTGGTGACGACATAGCCTTTAGCCGCATCAATAATTACACCCGAGCCAAGCGCCATGAATTTCTGCTGCTGGCCGCCGCCCTGGCTGTCATCTCCTGCCCCACCGCCCTGACAGAACGGAGAGCTCTGGAATGGCGAACCGTCCTGGCAGAACGGCGAGTTGTCGCCGAAGAACTGCTGGAAGTTACGCGGCATACGCGGCGTATTGACGGTCGTACTGCCCTCAACGTTAATACTCACCACCGATGGCATCACTTTTTCGAGCATCGGTGCCAGGCTTGGCATCTGCTGCGCGGTTGCTGCCGACGACGCGGTCTCGGCTGCAGTAGCAGTCAGAGGAGACAGCGCTAAACCTAAACTCAGAGCCAGTGCACTCATTGCTAATGTGGTTTTTTTCATGTTTCTCAATCTCGATTTACAGGTAACGCAAAATTGCTGTGTAACTCAGATTCGTTTTATACCGCTTAGTTCCGGCGATAAGTTTATGGAAAAGGTAAAAATTTATTGGCCGTCTTTACAAAACTCCGGAATTATTCCACCGCCATCAGCTTGCGGTATTCATCCCAGGCATACAAATCCGTCATGCCGCTGATATAGTCCTGGATAAGACGGCAGCGATAATAATATTCCATCACCGGCCATTCAGGAGAGTTGCGTTCCAGCTTGCCAATTGCTTCGACATACGCCAGACGATGCCGGGTAGAGAGTTTTTGATAAAGTCGCGATTCGATGGGTATTCTGCGCACGCGCTCGTGTTCTACCAGTTCGCTGAACTCGTCGACCGACAGCCGGAGCAACGGGGAATAAATTTCCAGTAACCCACTGATTACCCGATAGCCCTGCAGCTCTAGCTGCTCGACATCCGGATGGCTGAATACGTGCCGCATCGCCACATGTTTATAAAGCTCAAGGAGTTGACTGAAGCTGCTGTCATCTTCCAGCAGCGCGTGGTTGAATTCCCCGCTGAAAATGAGCGGCAAATTATCAATAAAACGCGACGCCGCATACGGCACCAGTTTATTTAATGTATTGACCCGCAAATACATAAAGAACTGGTCTTCCGTACTTCGGCTTAATGTATTTGAGCGCGATTTTTCCCAGGCATTTTCGACCACCTGCGCAAACAGCGAGCCTTTTTCATGAGTACCCCAGGCCGCATAAAGATGCTGATAAAGCTCCTCGACGCTGAAGATTCTTTTCTCGACGGCATCTTCCAGATCGGCAACGCAATAGGAAATATCATCGGCGGCTTCCATAATCCACGTCAATGGAAAGCGGCCGTTTGGCGTCAATGAAAGTTCTTTACGTAACCGTTCAATATAGGCCTCTTCGGAAAGGTAATAGCCCGGTTTTTTCATTAAATAACTGTGGGACGCGGGCGTCTCCCCTATCCACCACGCTGGGCGGGTATATTTCAGAATGCAGCCGACCTGCGCCCAGGTCAGGTTCATGCGCATCAGGGAATGAACCAGCCGGATCCCCTGCGCGTTGCCCTCGAAGTGACACAAATCCTGGCGCACTTTGCGGCGCAGGTCGTTCAGCCGCTCTTCACCTTCACGCAGGCGTAAATCGCGTACGATGCAGCGGTCATCGCTGAGGGGCTGGCTTACCGCATCCGAAGGATAAAGCCGCTGCTTAAACCAGTCGTTGATCGCCGCCTCGCCGAAATGCCCAAAGGGCGGGTTGCCGATGTCATGCATCAGACAGGCCATCTCCACGATGCTTTCAAACGGCCCGGTCAGCTCGTCCAGACCATAGGCTTCCAGTAAACGCTGCTCTTTGAGACGGCTCAAAATCTCTTTGGCAATATAGCGCCCGACCTGCTGCACTTCCATCGAGTGGGTTAAGCGCGTGCGTACCGCGGCGTTACGCTCCAGCGGGAACACCTGAGTTTTTTGCTGCAGACGGCGGATGGCAGGCGAGTTAACGATCCGCCCGCGATCGCTCTCGAAGATACGCAGGATCTCATGTTCGCTCTTGTCGCCCTGCGGCGAACGGAAACGTCGGTGCCAGTTAATTTTGGTGCGAAAATCGATTGGTGACATGTGCTCCCCCGCGTGAGAATGCGTTTCCCCTTAACCGCATGATAGACTATGCATCTTAACAAGGCACATCGCGAGTAAATCTATGAAAATCGGCATTATTGGTGCAATGGAAGAAGAAGTTACGCTGCTGCGTGACAAAATTGAGAACCGTCAGACTCTCTCTCTTGGTGGTTGTGAGATTTACACCGGCCAGCTGAACGGCGTTGACGTGGCTCTGCTGAAATCAGGCATCGGTAAAGTGGCTGCTGCGCTGGGTGCAACCCTGCTGCTTGAGCGCTGCAAGCCGGACGTGATCGTGAATACCGGCTCTGCGGGCGGTCTGGCGCCGACGCTGAAAGTGGGTGATATCGTTGTCTCCGACGAAGCGCGTTACCACGACGCCGACGTCACCGCGTTCGGTTACGAGTACGGTCAGCTTCCGGGCTGCCCTGCGGGATTTAAAGCTGACGACAAGCTGATTGCGGCGGCAGAGACCTGCATCGCAGAACTCAACCTCAACGCGGTACGCGGTCTGATTGTCAGCGGTGATGCCTTCATCAACGGCTCCGTTGGGCTGGCGAAAATCCGCCATAACTTCCCTCAGGCGGTGGCCGTTGAGATGGAAGCGACCGCGATCGCTCATGTTTGCCATAACTTCAGCGTACCCTTCGTGGTGGTTCGCGCCATCTCTGACGTGGCAGACCAGCAGTCCCACATCAGCTTCGACGAGTTCCTGACCGTTGCGGCAAAACAGTCCACCGTGATGGTGGAGCGCCTGGTGCAGAATCTGGCACGTGGCTAAACATACCGTCAGGGCGCTGGCCGCCCTGCTTCTTCTCGCACCGCTGTGGCTCTATGCTGTACCGCGCGTGATTACCCTCTCTCCCGCGAATACGGAACTGGCATTTGCCGCCGGGATCACGCCTGTTGGCGTGAGTAGCTTTTCGGATTACCCACCGCAGGCCGCGGGTATTGAACAGGTGGCAACCTGGCAGGGGATGAACCTTGAGCGCATCGTGGCGC encodes the following:
- the mtnN gene encoding 5'-methylthioadenosine/S-adenosylhomocysteine nucleosidase: MKIGIIGAMEEEVTLLRDKIENRQTLSLGGCEIYTGQLNGVDVALLKSGIGKVAAALGATLLLERCKPDVIVNTGSAGGLAPTLKVGDIVVSDEARYHDADVTAFGYEYGQLPGCPAGFKADDKLIAAAETCIAELNLNAVRGLIVSGDAFINGSVGLAKIRHNFPQAVAVEMEATAIAHVCHNFSVPFVVVRAISDVADQQSHISFDEFLTVAAKQSTVMVERLVQNLARG
- the dgt gene encoding dGTPase, giving the protein MSPIDFRTKINWHRRFRSPQGDKSEHEILRIFESDRGRIVNSPAIRRLQQKTQVFPLERNAAVRTRLTHSMEVQQVGRYIAKEILSRLKEQRLLEAYGLDELTGPFESIVEMACLMHDIGNPPFGHFGEAAINDWFKQRLYPSDAVSQPLSDDRCIVRDLRLREGEERLNDLRRKVRQDLCHFEGNAQGIRLVHSLMRMNLTWAQVGCILKYTRPAWWIGETPASHSYLMKKPGYYLSEEAYIERLRKELSLTPNGRFPLTWIMEAADDISYCVADLEDAVEKRIFSVEELYQHLYAAWGTHEKGSLFAQVVENAWEKSRSNTLSRSTEDQFFMYLRVNTLNKLVPYAASRFIDNLPLIFSGEFNHALLEDDSSFSQLLELYKHVAMRHVFSHPDVEQLELQGYRVISGLLEIYSPLLRLSVDEFSELVEHERVRRIPIESRLYQKLSTRHRLAYVEAIGKLERNSPEWPVMEYYYRCRLIQDYISGMTDLYAWDEYRKLMAVE